Proteins found in one Cobetia sp. L2A1 genomic segment:
- a CDS encoding FecCD family ABC transporter permease, with protein sequence MCRESPTHRFPVSGATESEFLLIFLWQTLLVIEKRLMSSTSRAQLTSTSSLSLAQQYRQFAWRRVVIITLLGAALLLAIFADIMTGPAHLPLSDLLAELVHPGAHGAINEAIVWQIRLPTAIMAALVGAALGLAGAEMQTVLNNALASPFTLGVGAAATLGASLVIILDVTLPGLPPSYTIALMAFVFAALSILAIDAVASLYGASREVIVLFGIALVFVLNAINALVQFIASPDALQQLVFWTMGSLSGASWERVAIIASVLVVCLPFAMRRAWAMTALRAGEDHARSFGVPVTRLRRTALLRVSLLAAVAVAFVGTIGFIGLVGPHMARLALGEDHRFYLPGSALAGALVLSLAATASESLIPGLVLPVGIVTSLIGIPCFLALLLGQRRGQG encoded by the coding sequence ATGTGTCGAGAATCTCCGACGCATCGTTTCCCGGTCTCTGGCGCTACCGAATCGGAATTCCTTCTCATCTTCCTGTGGCAGACCTTGCTGGTGATCGAAAAAAGACTGATGTCCTCCACTTCACGTGCGCAACTCACGTCAACTTCTTCTCTATCTCTCGCTCAGCAATACCGACAATTCGCCTGGCGACGAGTGGTCATCATCACCTTGCTGGGCGCTGCGCTATTGCTGGCGATATTCGCTGACATCATGACGGGGCCTGCCCATCTCCCGCTGAGCGATCTGCTGGCAGAACTCGTGCACCCGGGGGCTCATGGGGCGATCAACGAGGCAATCGTCTGGCAGATTCGTCTGCCCACGGCGATCATGGCCGCGTTGGTAGGGGCGGCGCTTGGGCTTGCCGGCGCCGAGATGCAGACGGTGCTCAACAATGCGTTGGCCAGTCCTTTCACCTTGGGGGTGGGCGCTGCAGCGACGCTCGGGGCGTCACTGGTCATCATTCTCGATGTCACTCTGCCGGGTCTGCCACCCAGCTATACCATTGCCTTGATGGCCTTCGTGTTCGCGGCGCTGTCGATTCTGGCCATCGATGCCGTAGCCTCGCTCTACGGCGCGAGTCGCGAGGTGATCGTGCTGTTCGGAATCGCGCTGGTCTTCGTTCTGAATGCCATCAATGCACTGGTTCAGTTCATTGCCAGTCCTGATGCCCTGCAGCAATTGGTATTCTGGACCATGGGGAGTCTCTCTGGGGCATCATGGGAGCGCGTGGCCATCATCGCCAGCGTGCTGGTCGTCTGTCTGCCGTTTGCCATGCGCCGCGCCTGGGCCATGACGGCGCTGCGGGCAGGCGAAGATCATGCGCGCAGTTTTGGTGTGCCGGTGACGCGTCTTCGGCGCACGGCGCTGTTGCGCGTCAGTCTGTTGGCAGCAGTGGCGGTGGCCTTTGTCGGCACGATTGGCTTCATCGGCCTGGTCGGCCCCCATATGGCGCGTCTGGCGCTGGGCGAAGACCACCGATTCTATCTGCCCGGCAGTGCGCTGGCAGGGGCGCTTGTGCTGTCCCTGGCCGCCACGGCCAGTGAGTCGCTGATACCAGGGTTGGTGCTACCCGTGGGGATCGTCACCTCGTTGATTGGCATTCCGTGTTTTCTGGCTCTGCTGCTCGGTCAGCGCAGGGGGCAGGGATGA
- the yghX gene encoding YghX family hydrolase produces the protein MTRLTAKDFAPELLELYDGYVHGNITRRQFLDGAAAFAVAGLTATSILASLSPNYALASQVEFTDPDIIAEYITYPSPQGHGEVRAYLVRPAKTEGPLPAVMVVHENRGLNPYIEDVARRVAKAGYIALAPDGLSSVGGYPGNDPKGKELQAAIDPEKLMNDFFAGIEFLLADERTTDKVGITGFCYGGGVSNAAAVAYPELACAVPFYGRQPRVEEVAAIKAPLLLQYAENDERVNAGWPAYEAALKANDKVYEAYIYPGTSHGFHNDSTPRYDEEAAKLAWDRTLGWFAKYLS, from the coding sequence ATGACCCGCCTGACCGCAAAGGATTTTGCTCCAGAGTTGCTGGAGCTGTATGACGGCTATGTTCACGGCAACATCACGCGTCGGCAGTTCCTCGATGGTGCAGCGGCCTTTGCCGTCGCGGGACTGACAGCCACCTCCATTCTGGCAAGCCTGAGCCCCAACTACGCGTTGGCGTCACAGGTGGAATTCACTGACCCCGACATCATCGCCGAGTACATCACCTACCCCTCTCCTCAGGGCCATGGTGAGGTGCGAGCGTATCTGGTGCGCCCTGCCAAGACGGAGGGGCCATTGCCTGCAGTGATGGTCGTTCATGAGAATCGTGGTCTGAATCCCTACATCGAAGACGTCGCACGGCGCGTGGCCAAGGCAGGCTATATCGCCCTCGCACCGGATGGCCTCAGCTCCGTCGGCGGCTACCCGGGCAATGATCCCAAGGGCAAGGAGCTGCAAGCCGCGATTGATCCCGAGAAGCTGATGAACGACTTCTTCGCCGGTATCGAATTCCTGTTGGCTGACGAGCGCACCACCGACAAGGTCGGCATCACCGGCTTCTGCTATGGCGGAGGTGTCTCCAACGCCGCGGCGGTGGCTTACCCGGAGCTCGCCTGCGCCGTACCCTTCTACGGGCGCCAGCCACGCGTAGAGGAAGTCGCCGCCATCAAGGCACCGCTGCTGCTGCAGTACGCCGAGAATGATGAACGCGTCAATGCCGGCTGGCCGGCTTACGAAGCCGCCCTGAAAGCAAACGACAAGGTCTATGAGGCCTATATCTACCCGGGCACCAGCCACGGCTTCCATAACGACTCCACCCCGCGCTATGACGAGGAAGCCGCCAAGCTGGCCTGGGACAGAACCTTGGGATGGTTTGCCAAGTATCTGAGCTAA